GACGCCGATCCCGGCAACCCCGAATCGCCGCAACTCCAGGTGCCGTCCTTCATCGACTCCGGGGCCCGCTGGCTCCCGTCCGGCACCTGTCCAGCGGACCAGTCGCTCAACCTGCAAACCCTGGGTGGCCGCAGCTTCTCGCTGTCCTTTGAACCGCTCTGCGCGGCGGTCAACGACCTGTCCTATGTCCTCGTGGCCATTGCTGCCGTTGCGGCGGCGCTCTACGTGGGCCGAGCCTTTGGAGGTGCCTGATGCAATTCCTCTTCATCGCCCAGCTCATCATGATGATCATCGGCCCCGCCGTGCGCCTGGTGCTGCGCATGCTCGGCGTCGGCTTCGTCACCTACGTCGGCTACAACATCGCGCTCAACGGGCCGAGTCCTACATCATGAGCCGGGTGGGCAGCAGCGGCGTGATCGTCCAGCAGATGCTCGGCATGGCGAAGTTCGACGTGATCGTGAACATCTACCTGTCCGCCATCACCACCCGCATGGTCCTGTCCGGTCTGGACAAGGCCGCAGACCTCAAACGCAAGCAAGTCTGGCGCGCCCCTGGCGGCAGCTCGATTGAAGCGTAAGGAGCCGCTCCCATGATCATTCTGAGGACCGGCAAGCCCGGTCATGGCAAGACCCTCAACGCCATCCGCGAAATCGATGAGAAAGCCTTCAAGGCGGGCCGCGTCGTCTACTACCACAACGTCACCGGGCTCAAACCGGAGAAGCTGCAGGCGGCCTGGTTCGAGTTCGATGACGCCACCAAATGGTATGAGCTGCCCGCCGACGCCATCATCGTCGTGGACGAAGCCCAGGGCTCGGCGGCGGTGCCCATGTTCGGCGTTCGCGATCCGCGCAAACCGATTCCCGAGCACGTCAGCCGCCTGGAGTTGATCCGCAAGAACGGTCACGAGCTGCACCTGATCACCCAGGACCCGCGCTTCCTGGATGTGCACGCGCGCCGTCTCGCCGATGGGCATATCCACTTCGTGCGGGTGTTCAAGTCGGCCCAGCTGCTGCGCTTCGAATCGCAGTTCGTCATCGAGGAGGTGGAAAAGAAAACCGCCTTCAAGGACGCCGACAAGCAGCCGGTGAAAATCGACCGGCGTTTCTTCGACGTCTACCAGAGCGCCAACGCGGGCCACCACTTCAAGGTCAAGCTGCCGAAGAAATTCCTGCTCGCCTCGCTGGTGATCGTCGTGGCGGCGGGCTTGGTCTTCCGCGCAGTGGAACGCTACAAGGAAGGCGCCTTGCAGGACCAGGCCAGCCCTGCGGCGGCAGAAAAGTCCCTGGTGGACAAGGTCAGCGACAAGGTGGATTCGGTGTTGGCGCCCGAGGCCACGGCGGCACCCAAGACCAAGGCGCAGTACCTGGCCAGCCGCGAACCGAGGATTCCTGATATTCCATCCTCGGCGCCGGTGTACGACGAACTGACCAAACCGGTGAGCCATCCCCGGATGTACTGCCTGTCCACCTCGGACCCCTTCCTGGTGGCCAAGCGTCCCCCGGACACGGTGAAGGATGGCGTCTCCTGCCAGTGCTACAGCCAGCAGGCCACCCGCGTGGCGACCTCCTTCGACTTCTGCTTCAACGCGGCCACCTACGGCTTCTTCGACGCCAGCCTGCCGGACCGGCAATCGCTGGAGAACGCCAGGGCCAATCCGCCGCCCACCACCGGCCCCGCCCAGGTACCGCCTTTCGGCCCCGATGCGCCACCCAAGCAGGTACGCGTTACCCAAGTGCCCTATGTGAAGGGGGAGTTCCTGTGGTGATCGATCGCTTGGCTGTGACCCTCACAGGGCCCTTCGCCGCGGCCTTTTTGCCCGGATGCGAGCTTGCGAGCACCGCGCAAAAGGCCGCGGGGCTGACGGCCCTGTAACACGTCAGACAAAACAGTTTCGAAACGGCAAATACCGGCAAGTAATGGAGATTGGAAAATGAAGGCGAAGGACCTGTTGCGGGTTGATCCGCTGTTCAATGAAGACCCGAAGGGGCGTGTCTTTTTCGATCCACACACCATGCGGATGGTCGATTTGAGCAACGTCCGTTTGCTCCGCTGTGGCGTGGATACCGTCCGCCAGCTCTATCGTGGGCTGATCCGTCCTGGCGTGATCGAGCTGTTCGACAACCCCGGCACCATCGTCGATTTCGCCGGTGAGCGGTGGCATGCCGGGCGAGTGGGCAAGGATTCGGGCTACCAGTACAAGCTCCAGAATGCGGACCTCGGCTTCATTCTGCTGGTGAAGAACTTCAACGTGAAGGTGGACAGCCTCGGCCCTCACGTGAAGATCGAGGTGTCGCCGCATGCCATCGATGCCCTCAGCCCGGAACGCCTCCAGGCCCGAATGGATCACTACGCCGAACACCTGCTGTCCCATGTCGAGGTGAACCAGTGTGCCGTGCATCTGGCCCTGGATCTCCAGAACTGGACCCCGCCCGCCGATTTCGTCGCCCGCATGCACTGTCGCGCCCGGACGCACCGCGACATTTCCGGCATCAACGAAATCCAGTGGGACACCAAGTCCAGCGTCTACGGACGCGGCGAAACCTACATGTTCGGCTCGGCCAGCGGTATCCAGCTCTGCCTGTACAACAAGACCGAGCAGGCCCGGGCCACCGACAAGCTGGATTACTGGGAAGAGGTCTGGAAGCGCCGCGACTCCTTCTGCGATGACGACCCGCTCAACTACGACCCAGAGCAGGACGTGTGGCGGATCGAACTGCGCTATCACCACTCCATCGTCCAGCAGTTCGCCTCTGGCTCGATTGACGCCCGCTCCGGTCAGGCCATCGAAACCAAGACCTTCGAAGCCTTCTCCGGGCATCTGGACGGCCTGTGGCGGTACGGCCTGGGGCAATTCAAGCTGCTGGCCCGTCCTGGCTATTTCGAGCCGATCTGGTCGCTGATCCGCAATGACGTGGTGGTCGATCTGCCGGTGGACTCGCTGCTGGAGGAAACCGAGTACAAGCGCTACCACAAGACCAGCCGGGGCTTTTCCGGGAAGAACGTGGAGCTGTTCTTGGGAAACTTCGTCAGCCTACTGGCAAGGGAGCGGGTGGGCGCAAAAAAGGCATTTGATCGGCTGCAAACCTGGGAATGCTGGCCGGTCATTCGGGATCACTACGCCGCCAAGGAGATGAGCGAGAACGACATCTACAAGCACATCAAGGACCTGCTGGAGGAACGCCATATCCGGTGGGGGAGGGCGGTGTAGTGGCCATCGTTCAGTTGTCCGATGGTCGTTGGCGAGTCGATGTGGAGCCAATCAAGGGCAAGCGATTCCGCAAGACGCTGAAGACCAAGGGCGAGGCCCAGCGCTTCGAAGCGACCTGCCGATCCAAGTGCATCGAAACGCCCAACTGGAGCCCCAAACCCAAGGATCGTCGCCGTCTCTCCGAGCTGGTTCAGCTCTGGTATGAGTTGCACGGGGTCTCCCTCACGGATGGCCATCGCCGCTTTGCCATTCTCAAGACCACCGCTCAGAGCATGGGTGACCCAATAGCGCGATCTGTCGAAGGCGCCCATGTTGCGTCGATCCGTGCCAAGTGGATGGCGAAAGGTGTGAAGGGCAAGACGGCGAACAACCGGCTGGGCTACCTCAAGGCGGTGTACAACGAGCTGTACAAGCTGGATGTGATCGACTACCCGTGCCCGTTCAGCCGTATCCAGCCCGTCCGCTTGCAGGAACGGCCGCTGGCCTACCTGACCAAGCCGCAGATAGCCGAGCTGCTGGAAGCGCTACGCACTCGGGACACGGCGCCGCATACCTACATGGTCGCGCTGATCTGCCTATCGACGGGAGCACGATGGGGCGAGGCGCAGGCTTTGACCCCGGAAAGGATCGGCTCGGGCGTCATAACCTTCGCTAACACCAAGTCGAAGCGAGTGAGGGCAGTCCCGGTGGCTCCGTCCCTGGTGGAGTCGATGCAAAAGCACTGGCGTGAGCATGGCCCGTTCAGCAACTGCATCGGCGTGTTCCGCAAGGTGCTTCTCGAAACCTCGATCAACCCGCCCAAGGGCCAGTCGAGCCACATTCTGCGTCACACCTTCGCTGCCCACTTCATCATGGGTGGCGGGCACATTGTGACGTTGAAGGAGATCCTGGGGCATGCCTCGCTGAG
The Pseudomonas sp. DY-1 genome window above contains:
- a CDS encoding virulence factor TspB C-terminal domain-related protein, translated to MRRDAIQCAILRQEKEQKCAAEELNDFAAHKDDIEGFLADADPGNPESPQLQVPSFIDSGARWLPSGTCPADQSLNLQTLGGRSFSLSFEPLCAAVNDLSYVLVAIAAVAAALYVGRAFGGA
- a CDS encoding DUF2523 domain-containing protein, translated to MSRVGSSGVIVQQMLGMAKFDVIVNIYLSAITTRMVLSGLDKAADLKRKQVWRAPGGSSIEA
- a CDS encoding zonular occludens toxin domain-containing protein, giving the protein MIILRTGKPGHGKTLNAIREIDEKAFKAGRVVYYHNVTGLKPEKLQAAWFEFDDATKWYELPADAIIVVDEAQGSAAVPMFGVRDPRKPIPEHVSRLELIRKNGHELHLITQDPRFLDVHARRLADGHIHFVRVFKSAQLLRFESQFVIEEVEKKTAFKDADKQPVKIDRRFFDVYQSANAGHHFKVKLPKKFLLASLVIVVAAGLVFRAVERYKEGALQDQASPAAAEKSLVDKVSDKVDSVLAPEATAAPKTKAQYLASREPRIPDIPSSAPVYDELTKPVSHPRMYCLSTSDPFLVAKRPPDTVKDGVSCQCYSQQATRVATSFDFCFNAATYGFFDASLPDRQSLENARANPPPTTGPAQVPPFGPDAPPKQVRVTQVPYVKGEFLW
- a CDS encoding tyrosine-type recombinase/integrase, with translation MAIVQLSDGRWRVDVEPIKGKRFRKTLKTKGEAQRFEATCRSKCIETPNWSPKPKDRRRLSELVQLWYELHGVSLTDGHRRFAILKTTAQSMGDPIARSVEGAHVASIRAKWMAKGVKGKTANNRLGYLKAVYNELYKLDVIDYPCPFSRIQPVRLQERPLAYLTKPQIAELLEALRTRDTAPHTYMVALICLSTGARWGEAQALTPERIGSGVITFANTKSKRVRAVPVAPSLVESMQKHWREHGPFSNCIGVFRKVLLETSINPPKGQSSHILRHTFAAHFIMGGGHIVTLKEILGHASLSMTMRYAHLAPEHLHDAIRLGPMADFTLPPANQ